The Methanosarcina barkeri MS DNA window GAATAAACGCCTTTTCATCAATAAAATCAAGGTAAGAGACGGTGCATTCCGGTCCAGAAAAGGCGATGTTGTGCTTGCAAAATACGTAAAACGGATTTTTGCGAGAAAGAAATGGGAAGGTTCGGGTCAGCGTGAATTCCGAAGAGGGCCGTGGTAAAGAAAAAAGAGAGAAAGAAGAGGAAGAAAAACTCGAAGCAATGCGCAGGCGCCTTGTAGATAATCTTGAGGCTTACCTGCTGCTGAAAGATAACGTCCGCGAGGCTATGCTCCGTGTTCCAAGGCATAAGTTTGTTCCGGAATATGAGCAAAAAGCAGCTTATATCGACAGACCCCTTGAAATCGGACACGGGCAGACAATCTCTGCCCCGCATATGGTTGCGATGATGTGTGAACTCCTTGACCTCTCGGAAGGGCATAAAGTCCTGGAAATAGGAGCTGGGTCAGGGTATAATGCTGCAGTGATGGGAGAGCTTGTCGGAAAAAATGGGCATGTGTACACGGTTGAACGTATAAAAGCCCTTGCAAATTTTGCAAGGGATAACCTGAAAAAAACAGGATATAGCAATGTCACAGTGCTACTTGAAGACGGTTCAATGGGTTGTTCTTAGTATGCCCCTTATGACAGGATAGCTGTAACATGCGCAGCTCCTTATATCCCTGAGCCTTTGCTGGAACAGTTGAAGCCTGGAGGCATAATGCTTATTCCTGTGGGAGATTATTTTCAAGAGCTTTATAAAATTAAAAAAGACGGCAAGGGGCATATACATAAAAAGAAAACAGGCGAGGTCGTTTTTGTACCCCTGATTGGTAAACATGGCTTCCGAAAAAGACTGGAATGCTAAAGGTTCTTGTAGGAATAAGGTCTAACCTGAATTCCTGATTGCTGCCTTGAGACCAAAACCGACCTGAAAGTTCTGATAAAAGAAGCTGAATTTGATCTTTAAGTAGTATTTTTAATATATTTATAAAAATTAAATTAGGTATTAATAAGTTTAAAATCATGTATTAAATATGGACATCGGCGCTTATGAGGATTTTGAGGAAATTCGAGTCAGGGATGTTTATATAGTCGATGTTTTTACAGACCCGACTCCTGTAGTGCTTCTTGAAGATCTGCAGGGAAATATGCTACCTATATACATAGGGCATCTCGAAGCTCTCTCAATAGGAAATGTAATTAAAAATATTTCTCCGCCCAGGCCTCTGGCTCATGACCTTATGCTCACTATTTTTGACAGGCTCGGCATAAAAATAGAGGGAGTCTTGATTGATGAAAAGGTGGATAAAATCTATTATGCCCGGCTCCTGATAAAAAAGGACAACACTGTCATGCAGTTTGACGCAAGACCAAGCGACTGCATTGCCCTTGCCCTGCGTGTTGGAGCTCCGATAAGAGTCAGAAAAAAAGTGCTAGAAAGTTCTGAAGTTGAGATGTCAAGGCTTGAAGGCGCCCAGGTGATAAATATCTT harbors:
- a CDS encoding bifunctional nuclease family protein, which encodes MDIGAYEDFEEIRVRDVYIVDVFTDPTPVVLLEDLQGNMLPIYIGHLEALSIGNVIKNISPPRPLAHDLMLTIFDRLGIKIEGVLIDEKVDKIYYARLLIKKDNTVMQFDARPSDCIALALRVGAPIRVRKKVLESSEVEMSRLEGAQVINIFG